Proteins from a genomic interval of Pseudodesulfovibrio nedwellii:
- the fliR gene encoding flagellar biosynthetic protein FliR: MDIFGFNPSDMLSFFLTLFRISVVLFLMPFFGGNSTPKTVKAALVLVLSMAVWPQLSFPGTLMPTGWNIVIMFIGELVLGLILGLVVNFLFAAVQLGGQIIGFQMGFAMVNVVDPITGTSNAVTAHFLYMTTMLTFLVLNGHLYLLQAVGMSFEHIPPGGLLLNNHLATDIFQFSNLMFTLAIKIAAPIMASLFLVDLALALISRVAPQMHVLILGFPIKITVGFFFLGFILTLMSTYVGDFLHTLNYMNETIMKYGLVDTQ; this comes from the coding sequence ATGGATATTTTCGGATTTAACCCGAGCGACATGCTCAGCTTTTTTCTGACGCTTTTCCGAATAAGCGTGGTCCTTTTCCTTATGCCTTTTTTCGGCGGAAATTCTACCCCAAAAACAGTCAAGGCAGCCCTCGTTCTTGTGCTGTCCATGGCAGTTTGGCCACAACTATCTTTCCCCGGGACATTGATGCCCACAGGTTGGAATATCGTCATCATGTTTATTGGGGAACTGGTGCTCGGACTCATCCTTGGGTTGGTCGTCAATTTTTTGTTCGCTGCGGTTCAACTCGGTGGTCAAATCATCGGCTTCCAGATGGGTTTTGCCATGGTTAACGTTGTAGACCCTATTACAGGCACCAGCAACGCAGTCACCGCCCATTTTCTTTATATGACAACCATGCTGACATTTCTCGTCCTTAACGGACACCTCTACCTGCTTCAGGCAGTCGGTATGAGTTTTGAACACATTCCACCCGGTGGCCTCCTACTCAACAACCATCTGGCCACCGATATTTTCCAATTTTCAAACCTTATGTTCACCTTGGCGATCAAGATCGCAGCACCTATTATGGCCTCTCTTTTTCTGGTTGACCTCGCGCTGGCTCTTATCTCCAGAGTCGCTCCGCAAATGCATGTGCTCATTCTCGGCTTCCCCATTAAAATCACTGTTGGTTTTTTCTTTCTCGGCTTCATTTTAACTCTGATGTCTACATATGTAGGAGACTTCCTCCATACGCTCAACTACATGAACGAAACCATCATGAAATACGGATTGGTCGACACCCAATAG